One segment of Carya illinoinensis cultivar Pawnee chromosome 13, C.illinoinensisPawnee_v1, whole genome shotgun sequence DNA contains the following:
- the LOC122292417 gene encoding zinc finger CCCH domain-containing protein 25, translating to MNPLTLVKRLQKINSKEAELGISEEASWHAKYKESAYVFAGGIPFDLTEGDLLAVFAQYGEIVDVNLVRDKGTGKSKGFAFIAYEDQRSTNLAVDNLNGAQILGRIIRVDHVSKYKKKEEEDEETERKKREERGVCRAFQRGDCTRGAGCKFSHDEQRAANTGWGPENAASSRWGHDKFEGPKWGEKRSDNNPSSPVREPMIQDGFRRDDKDSRSRSKAKERPLESNPRQSDRREENRLRRHDDEELEPKLREDHDRRQGKRPGRHNDSEFELKSRDLRREERKSRGHDDNGFQPNSREARDWREEKRLRRHDGDEFEPKSREDAREEKRLRLQDTGDLELKSGGGGREEKRSRRRDGDEFTPKLREDGIEEKKLRRHGDDEFGPKSREDRREEKKPRKHESDPYLGEKRDKGRDLNRDSASHPKRGREEYSRHRSDR from the exons ATGAACCCGTTAACCCTAGTTAAACGCCTTCAGAAGATCAATTCGAAAGAAGCGGAGTTAGGGATATCCGAAGAAGCATCATGGCACGCCAAGTACAAAGAATCAGCTTATGTCTTCGCCGGTGGCATTCCCTTCGATCTCACTGAAGGCGATCTCCTCGCCGTTTTCGCCCA GTACGGGGAGATTGTTGATGTCAACCTTGTTAGAGACAAAGGCACTGGTAAATCCAAAGGCTTTGCATTTATTGCGTATGAGGACCAGAGAAGTACTAATCTTGCTGTAG ATAATTTAAACGGAGCACAGATATTAGGCCGAATTATTAGGGTTGATCATGTTagcaaatataaaaagaaagaggaagaagacgaggaGACCGAGCGGAAGAAGAGGGAGGAGCGAGGTGTGTGCCGTGCTTTTCAAAGAGGCGACTGTACTCGTGGAGCCGGATGCAAATTTTCTCACGACGAACAG AGAGCAGCAAACACAGGTTGGGGTCCTGAGAATGCAGCAAGTTCAAGATGGGGACATGACAAGTTTGAGGGTCCGAAATGGGGCGAGAAACGATCAGACAACAATCCATCAAGTCCTGTTCGGGAGCCTATGATTCAAGATGGTTTTAGACGGGATGATAAGGATTCACGGTCTAGATCAAAGGCCAAGGAGAGGCCCTTAGAGAGCAACCCCAGGCAAAGTGATAGGAGGGAGGAAAACAGACTGAGAAGGCATGATGATGAGGAGTTGGAGCCAAAGTTGAGAGAAGATCATGATAGGAGGCAGGGTAAGAGACCGGGAAGGCACAACGATAGTGAATTTGAGTTGAAGTCAAGAGACCTTAggagggaagaaagaaaatcaagagGACATGATGACAACGGGTTTCAGCCAAACTCGAGAGAAGCTCGTGATTGGAGGGAAGAAAAGAGATTGAGAAGGCATGATGGGGATGAATTTGAACCGAAGTCAAGAGAGGATgcaagagaagaaaagagattAAGGCTGCAAGACACTGGTGACTTGGAGCTGAAGTCAGGAGGAGGTGGAAGGGAAGAAAAGAGATCAAGAAGGCGTGATGGTGATGAATTTACGCCAAAGTTGAGAGAAGATggaattgaagaaaagaaattgagaaggCATGGTGATGATGAATTTGGGCCGAAGTCAAGAGAAGATAGAAGGGAAGAAAAGAAACCGAGAAAGCATGAGTCAGATCCCTATCTAGGAGAAAAACGAGATAAAGGTAGGGATTTGAATAGGGATTCGGCATCCCATCCTAAGAGAGGTAGAGAAGAATACAGCCGGCATAGATCAGATAGATAG
- the LOC122292419 gene encoding laccase-17-like — translation MGVSLLSSPAIFPGVLFLFSFTTLCLVPEIALAGITRHYKFDIKLQNVTRLCHTKSIVTVNGQFPGPRIVAREGDQLLIKVVNHVQNNISIHWHGIRQLQTGWADGPAYVTQCPIQTSQSYVYNFTIVGQRGTLFWHAHISWLRSTVYGPLIILPKRGVPFPFAKPYKELVPIIFGEWWNVDPEAVINQAMQTGGGPNVSDAYTINGLPGPLYNCSAKDTFKLKVKPGKTYLLRLINAALNDELFFSISNHTLTVVEADAIYVKPFETNIVLIAPGQTTNLLLKTKADFPNATFFMTARPYVTGLGTFDNSTVAGILEYEFPTKTLRDLAANSIRKLPLFKPVLPPLNDTSFATNFTNRLRSLASAQFPANVPQKVDRRFFFTVGLGTSPCQHNQTCQGPNGTRFAASVNNISFALPTTALLQSHFFGKSKGVYTSDFPISPIFPFNYTGTPPNNTMVLSNETKLVVLAFNTSVELVMQDTSILGAESHPLHLHGFNFFVVGQGFGNFDPNKDPEKFNLVDPTERNTVGVPSGGWVAIRFLADNPGVWFMHCHLEIHTSWGLRMGWLVLDGKLPNQKLLPPPADLPKC, via the exons ATGGGTGTTTCTCTTCTTTCATCGCCAGCAATATTTCCGGGagtactctttcttttctcattcACTACGTTGTGTCTCGTTCCTGAGATTGCACTTGCTGGCATAACCAGGCACTACAAGTTTGAT ATCAAACTGCAAAATGTGACGCGACTGTGCCACACAAAGAGCATTGTGACAGTAAACGGGCAATTTCCCGGGCCGCGCATTGTAGCTAGGGAGGGTGACCAACTTCTTATCAAAGTGGTTAATCATGTCCAGAACAATATCTCCATCCACTG GCATGGCATTCGACAGCTTCAAACAGGGTGGGCGGATGGTCCAGCATATGTAACTCAGTGTCCCATTCAAACTAGCCAGAGCTACGTGTACAACTTCACCATTGTAGGCCAGAGAGGCACTCTTTTCTGGCATGCCCACATCTCGTGGCTTAGGTCAACTGTATATGGTCCTCTAATCATACTTCCAAAGCGTGGCGTTCCTTTCCCATTTGCCAAACCCTACAAGGAATTAGTTCCAATCATCTTCG GAGAATGGTGGAACGTAGATCCTGAGGCAGTAATTAACCAAGCCATGCAAACGGGAGGCGGTCCAAATGTCTCTGATGCGTATACCATTAATGGACTTCCAGGGCCACTCTATAACTGTTCTGCCAAAG ACACATTCAAGCTGAAAGTAAAGCCCGGGAAGACTTACCTTCTCCGATTGATCAATGCTGCACTCAACGACGAGCTCTTCTTCAGTATTTCAAATCACACGCTCACAGTTGTCGAAGCTGATGCTATCTACGTTAAACCTTTTGAGACTAACATAGTTCTCATAGCCCCGGGACAGACCACGAATCTTCTTCTAAAGACCAAAGCAGACTTCCCCAATGCCACATTTTTCATGACTGCTAGACCATATGTGACTGGCCTAGGCACTTTTGACAACTCCACTGTTGCCGGAATACTAGAATATGAATTTCCAACCAAAACCCTTCGTGATTTAGCTGCTAATTCTATTCGAAAGCTTCCGCTTTTCAAACCTGTTCTTCCTCCTCTCAATGACACGTCCTTTGCAACAAATTTTACGAACAGACTTCGTAGCTTGGCAAGTGCTCAATTCCCTGCAAATGTCCCTCAAAAAGTTGATAGGCGTTTTTTCTTCACGGTAGGCCTTGGAACAAGCCCCTGCCAACATAACCAGACCTGCCAAGGTCCTAATGGAACAAGGTTTGCTGCTTCTGTTAACAACATATCCTTTGCACTCCCAACCACTGCCCTCCTCCAGTCTCACTTCTTTGGGAAATCAAAGGGTGTTTACACCTCTGACTTTCCAATCAGTCCCATTTTTCCCTTTAATTATACGGGTACCCCACCAAACAACACTATGGTACTGAGCAATGAGACAAAGCTGGTAGTCTTGGCTTTTAACACTAGTGTGGAGCTTGTGATGCAGGACACAAGCATTCTTGGTGCTGAAAGTCACCCCCTCCACCTGCATggctttaatttctttgttgttGGGCAAGGTTTTGGAAACTTTGATCCTAATAAAGACCCGGAAAAGTTCAATCTTGTTGATCCTACTGAAAGAAACACGGTTGGTGTTCCCTCAGGGGGTTGGGTGGCTATCCGTTTTCTGGCAGATAACCCAG GGGTTTGGTTCATGCATTGCCACCTGGAGATCCACACAAGCTGGGGTTTAAGGATGGGTTGGTTGGTCTTAGATGGAAAGCTTCCAAATCAGAAGCTGCTTCCTCCACCGGCAGATCTTCCAAAGTGTTGA